From Macaca mulatta isolate MMU2019108-1 chromosome 3, T2T-MMU8v2.0, whole genome shotgun sequence, the proteins below share one genomic window:
- the GHRHR gene encoding growth hormone-releasing hormone receptor isoform X1, which produces MVHGTPSPLLGRGKGLWLESLACLPGAVKRDCTITGWSEPFPPYPVACPVPLELLAEEESYFSTVKIIYTMGHSISIVALFVAITILVALRRLHCPRNYVHTQLFATFILKAGAVFLKDAALFHSDDTDYCSFSTVLCKVSVAASHFATMTNFSWLLAEAVYLTCLLASTSPSSRRAFWWLVLAGWGLPVLFTGTWVGCKLAFEDVACWDLDNSSPYWWIIKGPIVLSVGVNFGLFLNIIRILVRKLEPAQGSLHTQSQYWRLSKSTLFLIPLFGIHYIIFNFLPDNAGLGIRLPLELGLGSFQGFIVAILYCFLNQEVRTEISRKWHGHDPELLPAWRTRAKWTTPSRSAAKVLTSMC; this is translated from the exons ATGGTCCATGGCACCCCCAGCCCCCtcctggggagagggaaggggttGTGGCTAGAGAGTCTTGCTTGCCTCCCAGGGGCTGTGAAGCGGGATTGTACCATCACTGGCTGGTCTGAGCCCTTTCCACCTTACCCTGTGGCCTGCCCTGTGCCTCTGGAGCTGCTGGCTGAGGAG GAATCTTACTTCTCCACAGTGAAGATTATCTACACCATGGGCCATAGCATCTCTATTGTAGCCCTCTTCGTGGCCATCACCATCCTGGTTGCTCTCAG GAGGCTCCACTGCCCCCGGAACTACGTCCACACCCAGCTGTTCGCCACTTTTATCCTCAAGGCGGGTGCTGTGTTCCTGAAGGATGCTGCCCTTTTCCACAGCGACGACACTGACTACTGCAGCTTCTCTACT GTTCTATGCAAGGTCTCTGTGGCCGCCTCTCATTTCGCCACCATGACCAACTTCAGCTGGCTGTTGGCAGAAGCTGTCTACCTGACCTGCCTCCTGGCCTCCACCTCCCCCAGCTCAAGGAGAGCCTTCTGGTGGCTGGTTCTCGCTGGCTGGG GTCTGCCCGTGCTCTTCACTGGCACGTGGGTGGGCTGCAAACTGGCCTTCGAGGATGTTGC GTGCTGGGACCTGGACAACAGCTCCCCCTACTGGTGGATCATCAAAGGGCCCATCGTTCTCTCAGTCGGG GTGAACTTTGGGCTTTTTCTCAATATTATCCGCATCCTGGTGAGGAAACTGGAGCCAGCTCAGGGCAGCCTCCATACCCAGTCTCAGTATTG GCGTCTCTCCAAGTCGACACTTTTCTTGATCCCACTCTTTGGAATTCACTACATCATCTTCAACTTCCTGCCAGACAATGCTGGCCTGGGCATCCGCCTCCCCCTGGAGCTGGGACTGGGTTCCTTCCAG GGCTTCATCGTGGCCATCCTCTACTGCTTCCTCAACCAAGAG GTGAGGACTGAGATCTCACGGAAGTGGCATGGCCATGACCCTGAGCTTCTGCCAGCCTGGAGGACCCGTGCTAAGTGGACCACGCCTTCCCGCTCGGCGGCAAAGGTGCTGACATCTATGTGCTAA
- the GHRHR gene encoding growth hormone-releasing hormone receptor isoform X2 produces the protein MGHSISIVALFVAITILVALRRLHCPRNYVHTQLFATFILKAGAVFLKDAALFHSDDTDYCSFSTVLCKVSVAASHFATMTNFSWLLAEAVYLTCLLASTSPSSRRAFWWLVLAGWGLPVLFTGTWVGCKLAFEDVACWDLDNSSPYWWIIKGPIVLSVGVNFGLFLNIIRILVRKLEPAQGSLHTQSQYWRLSKSTLFLIPLFGIHYIIFNFLPDNAGLGIRLPLELGLGSFQGFIVAILYCFLNQEVRTEISRKWHGHDPELLPAWRTRAKWTTPSRSAAKVLTSMC, from the exons ATGGGCCATAGCATCTCTATTGTAGCCCTCTTCGTGGCCATCACCATCCTGGTTGCTCTCAG GAGGCTCCACTGCCCCCGGAACTACGTCCACACCCAGCTGTTCGCCACTTTTATCCTCAAGGCGGGTGCTGTGTTCCTGAAGGATGCTGCCCTTTTCCACAGCGACGACACTGACTACTGCAGCTTCTCTACT GTTCTATGCAAGGTCTCTGTGGCCGCCTCTCATTTCGCCACCATGACCAACTTCAGCTGGCTGTTGGCAGAAGCTGTCTACCTGACCTGCCTCCTGGCCTCCACCTCCCCCAGCTCAAGGAGAGCCTTCTGGTGGCTGGTTCTCGCTGGCTGGG GTCTGCCCGTGCTCTTCACTGGCACGTGGGTGGGCTGCAAACTGGCCTTCGAGGATGTTGC GTGCTGGGACCTGGACAACAGCTCCCCCTACTGGTGGATCATCAAAGGGCCCATCGTTCTCTCAGTCGGG GTGAACTTTGGGCTTTTTCTCAATATTATCCGCATCCTGGTGAGGAAACTGGAGCCAGCTCAGGGCAGCCTCCATACCCAGTCTCAGTATTG GCGTCTCTCCAAGTCGACACTTTTCTTGATCCCACTCTTTGGAATTCACTACATCATCTTCAACTTCCTGCCAGACAATGCTGGCCTGGGCATCCGCCTCCCCCTGGAGCTGGGACTGGGTTCCTTCCAG GGCTTCATCGTGGCCATCCTCTACTGCTTCCTCAACCAAGAG GTGAGGACTGAGATCTCACGGAAGTGGCATGGCCATGACCCTGAGCTTCTGCCAGCCTGGAGGACCCGTGCTAAGTGGACCACGCCTTCCCGCTCGGCGGCAAAGGTGCTGACATCTATGTGCTAA